In the Prochlorococcus marinus str. MIT 9312 genome, CTTTAAGATTATGGTCTTCTTTTTTTGTAGTTTTACCTATATTTGTTCAAGCTCCTTGGGTTAGATTAGAACCAATTAGTGCTCTTTGTTTTACTTTTGTTATTCTCTTAGGGGCATTTGTTTTGAATCAGAAAGAATCAAATAAATGGTTTATTGTTAGTTCATTATTAATTGGTGTATCAGGGAGTTGGCTTGGTGGGTGTTTGTTCTGGGGATGGTTAAGTCCATTTCCTATCCTCCACATTCCTGTTGAAGCTGTAGTTCTACCATTAGCTTTAATTGGATTTGGCACTAATTGGAAAATTGGTTCTAGTTTTTATATATCATCCCTATTTGGAACCGCAGTTACTGACATTACAATATTTTTAATCGGAATAATGGATCAATGGAGGCAGGTCATTACAGCAGATTCTGAAACTGCACCACTGATTCTCCAAAAAACCTCAGAGAATCTTATCCATATAAAATCATTATCTATTATTGTTTTTGTTGCACTTATACTTTGGTTTATTTCGAAAGAAATTTTTGATGCAGCGAATATTAATACTATTAATGGTAAAGCACTCTTAGTTTCTAGTTATGTAATTCAAACTACATTAATTGTTGATGGAATTTTTATTTTTTTAGCAATTCTGCAACCAAATTTTAGTGGATTGGTTTAATGTTAAGGCCTCCATTTTCGCACGAACCGATTCCATTAAATAATTGGGATGTCATTGTTATAGGTGCTGGAGCTGCAGGACTTATGACTTGTCTTGAGTTACCTGCAAATTTAAAAGTGCTACTTTTAAATAGAAACACAAGCAAGGTATCTTCTAGTAGATGGGCTCAAGGAGGAATAGCATCTGTTGTTAGACAGGACGATTCATTCGATCTTCATGCTGATGATACTTTAAAAGCAGGAGATGGACTATGTGATTTTCAAGCGGTAGAAATGCTGGTTAAAGAAGCCCCTGGTTGTGTTGACAGGTTGCAGAATTTAGGGATGATTTTTGATCAAAGTTTTGATCAACTAGCTACTACTTTAGAAGCGGCCCATTCTCGCAGAAGAGTCTTGCATGTTAAAGATCGTACTGGAAGAGCATTAGTTGAAGTTCTAGAAGATCATATTGAAAATAAAAAAAATATTCTTCACTGTAGGGGTGTAAGAGTAACTGAACTTCTTATTGAAAATGAAGAATGCAAGGGAGTTCAGGTTCTTGATGGAGCTAATTTGTATTGGATTAAATCGAGAGCTGTTGTTTTAGCTACAGGTGGAGGTGGGCATTTATTTACTAATACAACCAATCCCGCGCAATCCTCTGGAGAAGGGATCGCTCTTGCATGGAAAGCAGGTGCTGCTATTGAAGATTTAGAGTTTGTTCAATTTCATCCAACCGCTTTAAAATTCTATGGCGCCCCTTGTTTCTTAATATCTGAGGCACTTAGAGGAGAAGGCGCAATATTAATCGATAAAAATGGTGAAAGCCCAGTTAAAAATCTTAAAAATCGTGATTTAGCTACTAGAGATCAGGTAAGTAGAGCAATTATGAAGAATATGTATGACAATAATGTGGATCATGTTGGCTTAGATCTTCGTTACATTGATCCAGAAAAACTTGTAGAGCGATTTCCCACAATTTTAAGTAGATGTCAGGATTATGGCGTTAATCCTTTAAATGAGATTATTCCTGTCGCTCCAGCAGCTCATTATTGGATGGGAGGCGTTAAAACTGATTTAAGTGCATCTTCTACAAGAAAAGGATTATATGCTGTAGGAGAAGTTGCTTCTACAGGTGTGCATGGTGCGAATAGATTGGCAAGTAATTCACTAATGGAATGCCTCGTTTTTGCGAGAAAACTGTCTTCAATTGTTCTGAGTGATCCTCCTAAATTCGCAAAATTTGATAGATCATTCCAAGAGTTCGATATTAAAGACCCGAAAGAAGATCAAATTTCTCAAATTGCAGAAAAAATTGATGAATTAAGAAAACTATGTTGGTCAAATCTAGGTGTATCTCGAAATAAAGTAAATATGAGTAAATTTCTCGATACTATTCAAGATGATATGGCTCAATTACAAAAAAATTCCTTACTAAATAGTCTTGAAAAAATAAATTTTGATCAAGAAATTAGACTTAGTGAACCTAATAGAAGGGCACTTAATCTTTTACTTGATTTAAAGAATAGACAAATAACAACTATAACTTTATTAAAAGCTTGTCTTTTTAGAGAAGAAAGCAGAGGAGGTCATTATAGAGATGATTTTCCAAATAAAGATAAAAATTGG is a window encoding:
- a CDS encoding DUF3120 domain-containing protein, translating into MKDLITKNLEVKDKFNYEVNKKVYSYENTFLSRSISLRLWSSFFVVLPIFVQAPWVRLEPISALCFTFVILLGAFVLNQKESNKWFIVSSLLIGVSGSWLGGCLFWGWLSPFPILHIPVEAVVLPLALIGFGTNWKIGSSFYISSLFGTAVTDITIFLIGIMDQWRQVITADSETAPLILQKTSENLIHIKSLSIIVFVALILWFISKEIFDAANINTINGKALLVSSYVIQTTLIVDGIFIFLAILQPNFSGLV
- the nadB gene encoding L-aspartate oxidase — its product is MLRPPFSHEPIPLNNWDVIVIGAGAAGLMTCLELPANLKVLLLNRNTSKVSSSRWAQGGIASVVRQDDSFDLHADDTLKAGDGLCDFQAVEMLVKEAPGCVDRLQNLGMIFDQSFDQLATTLEAAHSRRRVLHVKDRTGRALVEVLEDHIENKKNILHCRGVRVTELLIENEECKGVQVLDGANLYWIKSRAVVLATGGGGHLFTNTTNPAQSSGEGIALAWKAGAAIEDLEFVQFHPTALKFYGAPCFLISEALRGEGAILIDKNGESPVKNLKNRDLATRDQVSRAIMKNMYDNNVDHVGLDLRYIDPEKLVERFPTILSRCQDYGVNPLNEIIPVAPAAHYWMGGVKTDLSASSTRKGLYAVGEVASTGVHGANRLASNSLMECLVFARKLSSIVLSDPPKFAKFDRSFQEFDIKDPKEDQISQIAEKIDELRKLCWSNLGVSRNKVNMSKFLDTIQDDMAQLQKNSLLNSLEKINFDQEIRLSEPNRRALNLLLDLKNRQITTITLLKACLFREESRGGHYRDDFPNKDKNWVCHTRQLLDKEIHKRFIKN